The following proteins come from a genomic window of Pichia kudriavzevii chromosome 1, complete sequence:
- a CDS encoding uncharacterized protein (PKUD0A02980; similar to Saccharomyces cerevisiae YGR234W (YHB1); ancestral locus Anc_5.93), whose amino-acid sequence MSAKQIFEILPLTEDEIAYLQSLLPAVKTSGTVVTSTMYKYMFETYPEVRNYFNMTNQKTGRQPKVLAFSLYQYILHLNDLSPISGFVNQIVLKHAGLGILPEQYPIVGKCLIHAFKEVLGAAADDHFVEVLTKAYGNLAQTLINAEEEVYKTLPWRGFKDFKVVDLVKESGDVTSVYITPADGFKLKPVVPGEYISFRFKPKGPESDEIEPREYSISHDLINNQYRISVRNIGLVSDYVNNKLSVGDLIPVHAPVGTMKYDSLSKKPKIAVLAGGIGITPMITIMQSALRDNKSVELYYSNKSLKREPFREELEHLGKLYPNQFTMKTFISEESQKLTTDDLKHLSQQIYDVYLLGPVSYMHEFKTYLTNEGFDDIKMEFFGPTDPDC is encoded by the coding sequence ATGAGTGCAAAACAAATATTTGAGATTCTGCCACTtactgaagatgaaattgcaTATCTTCAGTCCCTACTACCTGCAGTTAAAACTTCAGGTACTGTTGTCACCTCGACAATGTATAAGTACATGTTCGAGACATATCCAGAAGTCCGAAACTATTTTAATATGACCAACCAGAAAACCGGAAGACAACCAAAAGTActtgcattttcattgtatcAGTACATTTTACATTTGAATGATTTGTCTCCAATTTCTGGATTTGTTAACCAAATTGTGTTAAAACATGCTGGTTTAGGTATATTACCAGAACAGTATCCAATTGTTGGCAAATGTTTAATCCATGCTTTTAAAGAAGTTCTGGGTGCTGCAGCGGACGATCATTTTGTAGAAGTGTTGACCAAGGCATACGGAAACTTGGCTCAGACTTTAATTAATGCGGAAGAAGAAGTATATAAAACCTTGCCATGGAGAGGGTTCAAAGACTTCAAGGTGGTTGATTTAGTTAAAGAATCTGGCGATGTTACTTCCGTTTATATTACCCCAGCTGATGGCTTCAAATTGAAACCTGTGGTTCCTGGCGAGTATATCTCGTTTAGGTTTAAACCTAAGGGTCCAGAGAGTGATGAGATTGAGCCTAGAGAGTACTCCATTTCACACGATTTGATTAACAATCAATATAGAATATCAGTTCGTAATATCGGGTTGGTTTCTGATTATGTTAACAACAAGCTGAGTGTTGGGGACTTAATCCCAGTTCATGCACCTGTCGGAACCATGAAGTACGACTCTTTGTCGAAAAAGCCAAAAATTGCTGTCTTGGCTGGTGGTATTGGGATCACCCCAATGATTACGATTATGCAAAGCGCTTTGAGGGATAATAAGAGCGTCGAACTATATTACTCAAATAAATCTTTAAAAAGAGAACCTTTTAGAGAAGAGCTCGAGCATCTAGGTAAGCTTTACCCAAATCAATTTACCATGAAAACTTTCATCTCGGAGGAGAGCCAAAAGTTGACAACAGATGATTTAAAACACCTAAGCCAACAAATATATGATGTGTACTTATTGGGTCCTGTTAGCTACATGCATGAATTCAAGACATACTTGACAAACGAAGGCTTTGATGACATCAAGATGGAATTCTTTGGTCCTACTGACCCGGACTGCTAA
- a CDS encoding uncharacterized protein (PKUD0A03010; similar to Saccharomyces cerevisiae YKL003C (MRP17); ancestral locus Anc_2.508) codes for MLYELVAIARVAHPSAAHADAKALASTIGKLVINNKGVVREVVSLGCRPLPKIMSKAGEKHFQGSHFLMLFDSSGAVQREIIRSLKNDPRVIRVNLLRVEDKVNLNPGSSYTRATKVLFQN; via the coding sequence ATGCTATATGAATTAGTTGCTATTGCCCGTGTGGCACATCCATCCGCTGCACATGCAGATGCAAAGGCTCTTGCCTCCACTATAGGGAAACTGGTCATAAACAATAAAGGTGTTGTGAGAGAAGTTGTTTCCTTGGGATGCCGTCCATTACCAAAGATTATGTCTAAAGCAGGTGAAAAACATTTCCAAGGCTCTCATTTCTTGATGCTCTTTGACTCTTCCGGCGCTGTACAAAGAGAAATTATCAGATCTTTGAAAAACGACCCAAGAGTTATTAGAGTCAATCTTCTAAGAGTAGAAGACAAGGTCAACTTGAACCCAGGAAGTTCTTACACCAGAGCTACCAAAGTGTTGTTCCAAAATTAA
- a CDS encoding uncharacterized protein (PKUD0A02990; similar to Saccharomyces cerevisiae YJR059W (PTK2) and YKL198C (PTK1); ancestral locus Anc_1.507), with translation MAFPKLIHRKKDSKERERHEEKPKFLHMLKDHVMPKGMASGTVSSSPSKSPFENKQHDAKISGIASQADLPLVQSHPHSAISNAPRHSESHARINSPNSAISKEEMKKQLDEAKPGLPSIDDVQKPSRKMTYNPYGLNNITAGGSNANKNVVRTFTLDDAVEDANNTLPKPVANPNDYLPPIFQDEHPVLTDLYELTPNEKSIGTGASASIKKINKRGNVRDVYALKKFILFKGEKPEEFYQRAAKEYIIHKNISSGFHIVKVFSLVRVPHIPFPQEITGGWGLILELCKTDLFSLIEKKSWPTTKSCDKLCIFKQIAFGLKYMHDHDVSHRDLKPENILLDGNGIVKITDFGVSDYGHVIPGDFHSPIAMSTQLVGSPPYQPPEVQNLNGVDRSKRTPYNPFLMDYWSLGIILFVLFYQNVPFQSADKRCPEFRDFDMSYDKYCSRNTNFRKDKLVPNLVGTSPAQTPKLTPTLDGRPIGSGGLASTPISRIPSIQAHTIPSSAAIARSSNVNIPTAVPPPTSSHNNNNNNGSSPNSPSHLQTKNDFSMIKTRSNSAASSNSSLNKQFGTPGHSKTSTINSTAPSSSNLSLLGLNKAAGPGPEYRFARKFPSSHVARMAWRLADPKPESRWGLFDLFNDETFQNLEMCICEHSKDGCYPYIENEDHHENHHQSHREDHHQSLFKDVDDESFHDANEDEGIQFTATNNREPSGSMVNEGHGELKGLSSGSTGSNTPAHIQTTTGDNVIQLADDFDNGLLITSNETTKKASTEHVKKHSHLLTY, from the coding sequence ATGGCTTTTCCTAAACTTATTCACAGAAAAAAGGACTCtaaagagagagaaagacatgaagaaaaaccaaagtTTTTGCATATGCTAAAAGATCATGTCATGCCGAAAGGCATGGCTAGCGGCACtgtttcatcatctccTTCGAAATCtccttttgaaaacaaacaacatGATGCAAAAATAAGTGGTATAGCTTCCCAAGCAGACCTTCCGCTCGTACAATCACATCCACATTCGGCTATTTCGAATGCACCAAGACATTCTGAGTCGCATGCAAGGATCAATTCACCAAATTCCGCAATCAGTAAAGaagagatgaagaaacagCTGGACGAAGCTAAACCGGGCTTGCCTTCCATTGATGATGTTCAAAAACCAAGTAGAAAGATGACATATAACCCTTACGGATTGAACAACATAACTGCTGGTGGTAGTAATGCAAATAAGAACGTCGTGAGGACTTTTACCTTAGACGACGCTGTGGAAGATGCCAACAACACACTACCTAAACCTGTTGCAAATCCAAACGATTATTTACCGCCAATCTTCCAAGATGAACATCCTGTGTTAACTGATCTCTATGAATTGACTCCTAATGAAAAAAGTATTGGTACAGGTGCTTCAGCATCcattaaaaaaatcaataagaGAGGAAATGTCAGAGACGTATATGCTCTAAAgaaatttattttatttaagGGAGAGAAACCTGAAgaattttatcaaaggGCTGCCAAAGAATATATCATTCATAAAAATATCTCCTCTGGATTTCATATTGTCAAAGTCTTTTCACTAGTAAGGGTTCCCCATATACCTTTCCCTCAGGAGATTACTGGTGGTTGGGGTCTTATTTTAGAGCTATGTAAGACTGACCTTTTCTCgttaattgaaaaaaaatcatggCCCACAACTAAATCATGCGATAAACTCTGTATTTTCAAGCAAATAGCATTTGGGTTGAAATACATGCACGACCATGATGTTTCTCATAGGGATTTAAAGCCTGAGAATATTCTTTTGGATGGTAATGGGATTGTCAAAATAACAGACTTTGGTGTATCTGATTATGGACACGTTATTCCAGGCGATTTCCATTCACCTATTGCTATGTCAACCCAATTAGTAGGCTCACCGCCATACCAGCCACCTGAGGTTCAGAATCTGAATGGTGTGGATAGATCTAAGAGAACTCCTTATAATCCATTCCTTATGGATTACTGGTCTTTGGGTATAATATTATTTGTTctcttttatcaaaatgTTCCATTTCAAAGCGCCGATAAAAGATGTCCGGAATTTAGAGACTTTGATATGTCTTATGACAAGTACTGCTCAAGGAATACCAATTTTCGGAAAGATAAGCTAGTCCCAAATTTAGTTGGTACCTCACCAGCCCAAACACCTAAACTAACTCCTACATTGGATGGTAGGCCTATAGGGAGTGGAGGGTTGGCTTCGACGCCAATTTCCAGGATTCCTTCAATACAAGCACATACAATTCCTTCCTCGGCTGCTATTGCACGATCTTCAAATGTTAATATTCCAACTGCAGTTCCACCTCCAACATCTAGtcataataataataataataacgGTTCATCACCAAATTCTCCAAGTCATTTGCAGACGAAAAATGACTTTTCTATGATTAAAACGAGAAGTAATTCAGCAGCTAGTTCTAATTCCTCGCTTAACAAGCAATTTGGAACTCCCGGACATTCCAAGACTTCGACTATCAACTCCACAGCTCCATCGTCTTCCAACTTGAGCCTCTTGGGGCTCAACAAGGCTGCAGGTCCGGGCCCTGAATATAGATTTGCAAGAAAATTTCCGTCGTCTCATGTAGCAAGGATGGCATGGAGGTTAGCCGATCCAAAACCGGAATCGAGGTGGGGattatttgatttattcaatgatgaaacattccaaaatttggaaatgtGTATTTGTGAACACTCTAAAGATGGATGTTACCcttatattgaaaatgaggaCCATCATGAGAACCATCACCAGAGTCATCGTGAAGACCATCACCAAAGCCTTTTTAAAGATGTCGATGATGAAAGTTTTCATGACGCAAATGAAGACGAAGGAATTCAATTCACTGCGACGAATAATCGTGAACCAAGTGGATCTATGGTGAACGAGGGACATGGTGAGTTGAAAGGTTTATCAAGCGGTAGTACCGGATCAAATACGCCAGCACATATACAAACTACGACGGGGGATAACGTTATCCAGTTAGCAGATGATTTTGACAATGGCCTGCTCATCACGAGTAACGAAACTACAAAGAAGGCATCGACTGAACACGTCAAGAAACATAGTCATCTTCTGACGTATTAG
- a CDS encoding uncharacterized protein (PKUD0A03000; similar to Saccharomyces cerevisiae YKL002W (DID4); ancestral locus Anc_2.509): MFQWIFGKRMTPQEQLRRNQRQLDRTQRELEREKVKLQQQEKKLISDIKKSAKDGQTKTMNIQARDLIRTRKQITKFDKMKMQMQAISLRLQTIRSSNEMTSSMANATRILSGLNAGSLNIQQLSRISNEFQKSFDMMDQKQEMVDDIMDDIMDDEIEDEDEEEIDEVVNQVLDEVGISLNDKLRDVSVSALNGETVSANQPQRQAVTVGGGPGPGSGLGSEDEDDLQARLNSLKK; this comes from the coding sequence ATGTTTCAGTGGATTTTTGGGAAGAGAATGACCCCCCAGGAACAGCTGCGCAGGAACCAACGTCAACTAGACCGCACGCAGAGGGAACTGGAGAGGGAAAAGGTCAAATTGCAacagcaagaaaaaaaacttataTCCGATATCAAGAAATCGGCCAAAGATGggcaaacaaaaacaatgaaTATACAGGCTAGAGATTTAATTAGGACACGTAAGCAAATAACAAAGTTTGATaaaatgaagatgcaaaTGCAGGCAATTTCTCTTAGATTACAGACCATTAGAAGTTCAAATGAAATGACTTCTTCCATGGCCAATGCTACAAGGATATTGAGTGGACTAAATGCGGGAAGTTTGAATATCCAGCAGTTAAGTAGAATATCCaatgaatttcaaaagagCTTCGACATGATGGACCAGAAGCAAGAAATGGTGGACGATATTATGGATGATATTatggatgatgaaatcgaggacgaagatgaggaggagATTGATGAAGTTGTCAACCAAGTCTTGGATGAAGTTGGAATAAGTCTCAACGACAAACTCAGGGATGTGAGTGTTTCTGCTCTCAATGGAGAAACTGTCTCTGCGAATCAACCGCAACGCCAAGCCGTTACTGTAGGAGGAGGTCCTGGGCCTGGATCTGGTTTGGGTTCAGAAGACGAGGACGATCTTCAAGCCAGATTGAATTCGTTAAAGAAGTAG
- a CDS encoding uncharacterized protein (PKUD0A02970; similar to Saccharomyces cerevisiae YPL179W (PPQ1); ancestral locus Anc_6.172), with protein sequence MGNPPSRTDLNNSNQTSSSVTSPASQDDPDPLPIRSVNSDNKHLNIDPLIDSNNNFTTNTIITTDVNPLIINNAKKNNSLHLDNHNHYNPHHHHRQSHSHASSNIQAAQPPRSRYAGIPLDYSVSSSSASSFEDGSFPNSLCGSYLTSPSVSSFSTNLSSSNYQKTTLYPIDETTNSLSTFMASPSSSSPSSPSSTDSQDLPFKLDIDKEASLTSPNSTSTSTSSSSTSTSNTKAGKLSLSVEKLSKLQIGDVKQNNQPNAVSQLTKTLIDTKTNQPTSKRQINLDLDLIIEKLVASGLAKKNPKYFPLSYDEIRFISSKSRRIFMSQPMLLELAAPVKIVGDIHGQFHDLLRIFKLCGFPPNSNYLFMGDYVDRGKQSLETMVLLLCLKIKYPENFFLLRGNHETAEITKMYGFYDECKRRTSAGVKTWKLFVDVFNTLPVAATIADKIFCVHGGLSPDLHDLNQIRNIQRPTDIPDEGLLADLLWSDPQDLNELKPQDPKSSKSSSKLKSKSKHKFQDWKPNDRGVSYCFNSTIVKNFCKKFDFDLVARGHMVVEDGYEFYASRKLVTIFSAPNYCGEFKNWGAVMNVNKKLMCSFELLKPKEKK encoded by the coding sequence ATGGGAAACCCACCCAGTAGAACTGATTTAAAcaattcaaatcaaacttcATCTTCGGTCACTTCCCCCGCTTCCCAAGATGATCCCGACCCGTTGCCCATACGGTCGGTAAATTCAGATAATAAACACTTAAATATCGATCCTCTAATCGATTCAAATAATAACTTTACTACTAATACCATCATTACTACTGATGTTAATCCTTTAATTATTAATAATgcgaaaaaaaacaatagtTTACACCTTGACAATCATAATCATTACAACCCccaccatcatcatcgcCAGTCTCACTCACATGCTAGCTCTAACATTCAAGCAGCCCAACCCCCCCGTTCAAGATATGCTGGTATTCCTCTAGATTATTCAGtctcttcatcttctgcCTCATCCTTCGAAGATGGCAGTTTCCCCAATAGCCTTTGTGGTTCATATCTGACCTCACCTTCAGTATCCTCATTTAGTACAAATCTATCCTCCTCAAATTATCAGAAGACTACCCTCTACCcaattgatgaaacaaCAAATTCCCTGTCCACTTTTATGGCTTCtccatcatcttcttccccTTCgtcaccttcttcaaccgATTCTCAAGATTTACCCTTTAAGTTGGATATCGATAAAGAAGCATCATTGACCTCTCCtaattcaacttcaacttcaacttcctcGTCTTCTACTTCTACTTCAAACACCAAGGCTGGCAAGCTTTCCTTATCAGTCGAAAAATTGTCTAAACTTCAGATAGGTGACGTCAAGCAAAACAATCAACCAAATGCTGTATCACAATTGACGAAAACTCTAATCGATACAAAGACTAACCAACCCACCTCTAAAAGGCAAATCAACTTGGATTTGGACCTCattattgagaaattggTGGCTTCTGGTCtagcaaagaaaaacccTAAATATTTTCCCCTATCATATGATGAAATCCGATTTATTTCCTCTAAATCAAGGAGGATTTTTATGTCTCAGCCGATGCTACTTGAATTGGCTGCCCCCGTCAAAATTGTAGGTGACATCCATGGCCAGTTTCATGATTTATTGaggattttcaaactttgcGGGTTCCCGCCAAACTCAAACTACCTTTTCATGGGTGACTATGTTGATCGTGGGAAACAATCTTTGGAAACTATGGTTTTGTTGCTGTGcttgaaaatcaaatacCCTGAgaattttttccttttgagAGGAAACCACGAAACCGCAGAAATTACAAAGATGTATGGATTTTATGATGAATGTAAGAGAAGAACATCAGCTGGCGTTAAGACTTGGAAAttgtttgttgatgttttcaatacaTTGCCGGTTGCCGCAACAATAGCGGATAAGATTTTTTGTGTTCATGGTGGTTTATCTCCAGACTTACACGACTTGAATCAAATCAGGAATATCCAAAGGCCTACAGATATTCCAGATGAAGGCTTGCTAGCTGATTTGTTGTGGTCTGATCCTCAAGATTTGAATGAACTTAAACCACAGGATCCCAAGTCTAGCAAATCATCTTCTAAgctgaaatcaaaatcgAAGCACAAGTTTCAAGATTGGAAACCTAACGATAGGGGGGTTTCTTATTGTTTCAACAGTACAATCGTCAAGAACTTTTGTAagaaatttgattttgatttggttgCTCGTGGTCACATGGTTGTCGAAGATGGCTATGAGTTTTACGCATCTCGTAAACTAGTGACCATTTTTTCGGCCCCAAATTATTGTGGtgaattcaaaaattggGGTGCCGTCATGAACGTCAACAAAAAACTTATGTGCAGTTTTGAGTTGCTTAAaccaaaggagaaaaaataa
- a CDS encoding uncharacterized protein (PKUD0A03020) has protein sequence MMRSRSSKAVVSSYTDPLIELLHSADLNKTKELSNTLVSYIDDIDDIELRKWCIDSLTVLRNLEKIETQLDQWEFHTLDFTIELGNQNSKDTSVEDNIMRGNLAKRVLEKSNAVRKLLSGEKNSINTSIKRARNLTTNSPALVVTDAGTILVELTMRIVKLAKLLDQQVTIGYSRARLTIIGSELKKLVTKNPFLIDKEVAKNYEIFVNNLLNQLNSAAAHNDTVGLWESVKIVGDVEKMFESMKRKAMPEKPEKSNHDEQIKEQLKKQNFTSSNNINSSTIGSSHNKDGDLTDSTLVDYDIEKSVSKLSAKEIFHNDDELIRTQISDHIPELMAAFKKNENTQSSAEPLERQSNHSDDDSEEKEKQMGGSGVSSGNGINVPNYSLFRPSILNAFYKPKLKEPIYINKSNVIPSEEADRPDSNGKQTQNKENCGIIASTSSLEDSMFLTNASMAVRLDKMAQENEAQSVLLDKERELRDKEILANNALMKNTRPIVSTSPLLQHLSSSMMSKSIIGNFKTEQSGRENDNANLID, from the coding sequence ATGATGCGATCGAGGAGCTCAAAAGCTGTAGTATCTTCGTATACGGATCCATTGATTGAATTATTACATTCGGCAGATTTGAACAAGACAAaagaattatcaaatacACTAGTAAGTTATATAGATGACATTGATGACATTGAATTACGGAAATGGTGCATTGACTCGTTGACTGTCCTTAGaaatttggagaagatCGAGACCCAATTGGACCAATGGGAGTTCCATACATTGGATTTTACCATTGAATtgggaaatcaaaatagtAAGGATACAAGCGTTGAAGACAACATCATGCGTGGAAACTTGGCCAAGAGAGTTCTGGAGAAATCGAACGCTGTTAGGAAACTATTATCAGGTGAGAAGAATTCAATTAACACAAGTATCAAAAGAGCAAGAAATTTAACAACGAATTCACCAGCACTAGTCGTCACTGATGCCGGGACCATTTTAGTGGAATTAACGATGAGGATTGTAAAATTGGCAAAACTTTTGGACCAGCAAGTGACAATTGGTTATTCTAGAGCCCGGTTGACGATTATTGGAtcagaattgaaaaagttggTTACCAAAaatccatttttgattgataaaGAGGTTGCTAAAAATTACGAAATCTTTGTCAAcaatttgttgaatcaGTTGAATAGTGCTGCAGCTCACAATGATACCGTTGGATTATGGGAGTCTGTCAAAATCGTTGGAGATGTGGAAAAAATGTTTGAGAGTATGAAACGGAAGGCAATGCCTGAGAAACCAGAAAAAAGTAACCACGACGAACAAATTAAAGAGCaactgaagaaacaaaatttcACAAGTTCCAATAATATCAATAGCTCAACAATTGGTTCTTCACATAACAAAGATGGAGATCTTACAGATAGTACATTAGTCGACTacgatattgaaaaaagtgTTAGTAAACTCAGTGCTAAGGAAATTTTCCATAATGACGATGAATTGATTCGTACACAGATTAGTGATCATATACCCGAACTGATGGCTGCATTTAAGAAGAATGAAAACACTCAATCATCTGCAGAACCTTTAGAAAGACAGTCTAATCATAGTGACGATGATAGtgaggaaaaagaaaaacaaatggGTGGAAGCGGGGTTTCTTCGGGCAACGGAATTAATGTGCCTAACTATTCATTGTTTCGTCCTTCTATCCTGAATGCATTTTACAAgccaaaattaaaagaacCAATTTATATCAATAAATCAAATGTGATACCTAGCGAAGAAGCAGATAGACCAGATTCAAATGGAAAGCAAACACagaataaagaaaattgtGGAATAATCGCATCAACTTCAAGTTTAGAAGATTCGATGTTTCTAACAAACGCATCAATGGCTGTTCGTTTAGACAAAATGGCccaagaaaatgaagcGCAAAGCGTATTACTGGACAAAGAACGAGAACTCAGAGACAAAGAAATTTTAGCCAATAACgcattgatgaagaatacaCGACCTATAGTTTCGACGTCTCCTCTTCTGCAGCATCTGTCTAGTTCAATGATGAGCAAGTCTATCATTGGTAACTTTAAGACAGAGCAATCGGGAAGGGAGAATGACAATGCAAACCTAATAGATTGa
- a CDS encoding uncharacterized protein (PKUD0A03040; Pfam Domains: Ras(1.5e-94)|Miro(2.3e-21)) — MSKADEYGYDYEFLFKVVLIGDSSVGKTNLLSRFTRNEFNADSKATIGVEFATRTLEVDGKKIKAQIWDTAGQERYRAITAAYYRGAAGALVVYDITNSDSYENVSKWLKEMKDNADSNMVIALVGNKSDLGHLRAVPTEEAQNFATEHNLLFTETSALSADNVDHTFTQLVQNIYEMVSKTKFDINDENGSNSNDVAKGKTIQLTPAPKDKKISKNSNCC, encoded by the coding sequence ATGTCCAAGGCTGATGAATATGGTTATGATTACGAGTTTTTATTCAAGGTTGTTTTAATTGGTGATTCTTCTGTAGGTAAAACCAATTTACTATCGAGATTCACCAGAAATGAATTCAATGCCGATTCAAAGGCAACCATTGGTGTTGAGTTTGCCACTAGGACCTTAGAAGTTGATGGCAAGAAAATCAAGGCACAGATTTGGGACACAGCTGGACAAGAACGTTATAGGGCAATCACTGCGGCCTACTATAGGGGTGCAGCAGGTGCCTTGGTTGTCTATGATATAACCAACTCTGATTCTTATGAAAACGTTTCCAAATGGTTGAAGGAGATGAAAGATAATGCAGACTCTAACATGGTAATAGCTTTAGTTGGTAATAAGAGTGATTTGGGTCATTTAAGGGCAGTTCCAACGGAAGAGGCCCAAAATTTTGCAACTGAGCATAATTTATTGTTCACTGAAACATCCGCCTTGAGTGCAGACAATGTTGACCATACATTCACACAATTAGTACAAAACATTTATGAGATGGTTTCAAAGACcaaatttgatatcaatgatgaaaacggatcaaattcaaatgatgTTGCAAAGGGGAAAACTATCCAATTGACACCAGCACCAAAGGATAAAAAGATTTctaaaaattcaaactgTTGTTAA
- a CDS encoding uncharacterized protein (PKUD0A03030; similar to Saccharomyces cerevisiae YER030W (CHZ1); ancestral locus Anc_3.520) yields the protein MPEEVEKKVLEETKDENAEKRKVEDAEPSTEPDAKKPKTEEKKKKKKRHDRYADLEEPKTDSDESDDEKEEIDDEKLIVEDEEEDDLQEIDASNIISGGRRTRGKVIDYSKVEQDIQKESETNSAEGDDDEGEDEDEDFKEKEEKDEKEKVNNP from the coding sequence ATGCCAGAAGAAGTAGAGAAGAAGGTTTTGGAAGAAACTAAGGATGAGAATGCCGAAAAGAGAAAGGTAGAAGATGCTGAACCTTCTACTGAACCAGATGCGAAAAAGCCGAAGActgaggaaaagaagaagaagaagaagagacACGACCGGTATGCCGATTTGGAGGAACCCAAGACTGATTCTGACGAATCCGATGatgagaaagaagaaattgacgACGAGAAGTTGATTGTAgaagatgaggaggaagaCGACTtacaagaaattgatgcCTCGAACATCATCAGTGGTGGCAGAAGAACCAGGGGTAAAGTCATAGACTACTCCAAGGTTGAGCAGGATATCCAAAAGGAAAGCGAAACCAATTCTGCTGAGGGTGACGACgatgaaggtgaagatgaagatgaagacttcaaagaaaaggaagaaaaagacgaaaaagaaaaggtaAACAACCCTTAG